One genomic window of Cupriavidus oxalaticus includes the following:
- a CDS encoding MAPEG family protein, which produces MPIAFWCVLLAGVLPLATVAIAKASAPGFDNHDPRGWLDKQTGRARRADLAHRNHFEAFPFFAAAVLTASFLQAPQARIDELSMVFILTRILYTVCYLTDRATLRTLCWTIGYLSVVGIFLLPVFVH; this is translated from the coding sequence ATGCCGATCGCGTTCTGGTGCGTTTTGCTGGCCGGCGTGCTGCCGCTCGCCACGGTAGCCATCGCCAAGGCCAGCGCGCCCGGCTTCGACAACCATGACCCGCGCGGCTGGCTCGACAAGCAGACCGGGCGCGCGCGGCGCGCCGACCTGGCGCACCGCAACCATTTCGAGGCCTTCCCCTTCTTTGCCGCGGCGGTGCTCACCGCCAGCTTCCTGCAAGCGCCGCAGGCGCGCATCGACGAACTGTCGATGGTCTTCATCCTCACCCGCATCCTCTACACCGTGTGCTACCTGACCGACCGGGCCACGCTGCGCACGCTGTGCTGGACCATCGGGTACCTGTCGGTGGTGGGGATTTTCCTGCTGCCGGTGTTCGTGCACTAG
- a CDS encoding RNA-binding S4 domain-containing protein — MGKATPVQTITFPLEGEFIALNDLLKLAGVCDSGGAGKALVASGEVSVDGAPESRKTAKIRAGQVVGLAGIEIRVVAA, encoded by the coding sequence ATGGGCAAGGCAACTCCGGTGCAGACCATCACCTTCCCGCTCGAGGGCGAGTTCATCGCCCTTAACGACCTGCTCAAGCTGGCTGGCGTGTGCGACAGCGGCGGCGCCGGCAAGGCGCTGGTCGCCTCCGGCGAAGTCTCGGTGGACGGCGCGCCCGAATCGCGCAAGACTGCGAAGATTCGCGCCGGGCAGGTGGTGGGCCTGGCGGGCATCGAGATCCGCGTGGTCGCCGCCTGA
- a CDS encoding YceI family protein, with amino-acid sequence MSAAVRLLAAVAIAMLGSAGAGAAPVEYTLDPVHTTVYFGASHFERSSVRGRFGKIDGRIVYDADSGAGAVDVTVDLASVDTGNRTLDGVLRSAQFFDIAQFPVARLRADRFISDGGRLVAVEGELSLHGVTHPVRLQAERFRCGEVTMFGVARQVCGGDFRAEVPRSAFGMTRFLPDAGDIVTLQVAIEASPAASPAR; translated from the coding sequence ATGTCGGCAGCCGTTCGCCTGCTGGCAGCCGTTGCGATCGCCATGCTGGGCAGCGCCGGCGCCGGCGCTGCACCGGTGGAATACACGCTCGACCCGGTCCACACCACCGTCTATTTCGGCGCCAGCCATTTCGAGCGCAGCTCGGTGCGCGGGCGCTTCGGCAAGATTGACGGCCGCATCGTCTACGATGCCGACAGCGGTGCAGGCGCGGTCGACGTGACCGTCGACCTGGCCTCGGTCGACACCGGCAACCGCACGCTCGACGGCGTGCTGCGCTCGGCACAGTTCTTCGATATCGCGCAGTTTCCCGTGGCGCGGCTGCGTGCCGATCGCTTTATCAGCGACGGCGGCCGGCTTGTGGCGGTAGAGGGCGAGTTGAGCCTGCACGGCGTCACCCACCCGGTGCGGCTGCAGGCCGAGCGCTTCCGCTGCGGCGAGGTCACGATGTTCGGCGTGGCGCGGCAGGTGTGCGGCGGCGACTTCCGCGCCGAAGTGCCGCGCAGTGCCTTCGGCATGACCCGCTTCCTGCCCGATGCGGGCGACATCGTGACGCTTCAGGTGGCGATAGAGGCATCGCCGGCGGCCAGCCCCGCGCGCTAG